A stretch of the Lolium perenne isolate Kyuss_39 chromosome 3, Kyuss_2.0, whole genome shotgun sequence genome encodes the following:
- the LOC127343705 gene encoding chorismate mutase 1, chloroplastic, protein MELKAVSRTAALPAARHGTPRQGPTGVAFGSAGRKAPPRRALLAATNNSVTPVARAEKQRVDQSEILTLDSIRNTLIRLEDSIIFGLLERAQYCYNADTYDSHSFHVDGFGGSLVEFMVRETEKLHAKVGRYKSPDEHPFFPEDLPEPLLPPIEYPAVLHPIADSININKEIWKMYFDEVLPRLVKEGTDGNSGSSALCDTTCLQALSKRIHYGKFVAEAKFQESPDDYMPAIIDQDGDRLMQLLTYETVERAIEHRVETKAKIFGQEVNIGAEAKGLPPVYKIRPSLVAGLYSNRIMPLTKDVQVAYLLRRLD, encoded by the exons ATGGAGCTCAAGGCTGTATCCAGGACGGCGGCGCTGCCCGCGGCCCGGCACGGCACCCCCCGGCAGGGCCCGACCGGCGTCGCCTTCGGGTCGGCCGGGAGGAAGGCGCCGCCGCGGCGGGCGCTGCTCGCCGCCACCAACAACTCCGTCACCCCCGTGGCCAG GGCGGAGAAGCAGAGGGTAGATCAGAGTGAAATATTGACCTTGGACAGTATCAGAAACACTTTGATTAGACTAGAAGACAGCATCATATTCGGTCTTCTGGAGAGAGCACAGTACTGTTACAATGCTGATACATATGATAGCCATTCTTTCCATGTGGATGGATTCGGGGGCTCTTTGGTCGAATTCATGGTTAGAGAAACTGAGAAGCTACATGCAAAG GTTGGGAGATACAAGAGCCCAGATGAGCACCCATTCTTCCCGGAAGATCTACCTGAGCCACTTTTGCCGCCTATCGAGTATCCAGCG GTTCTGCATCCCATTGCTGATTCCATTAATATCAACAAAGAGATTTGGAAAATGTATTTTGATGAAGTTCTTCCAAGACTAGTGAAAGAAGGAACTGACGGCAATTCTGGATCCAGTGCTCTTTGTGACACCACCTGCTTGCAG GCACTCTCTAAAAGAATCCACTATGGTAAGTTTGTGGCAGAGGCCAAGTTTCAAGAGTCCCCCGATGATTACATGCCTGCAATAATTGATCAG GACGGTGATCGGCTAATGCAGCTCCTCACCTACGAGAcggttgagcgtgcaattgaacATAGGGTGGAAACCAAGGCCAAAATATTTGGGCAAGAGGTGAATATAGGAGCGGAAGCCAAGGGCTTGCCACCTGTCTACAAGATCAGACCCAGCTTGGTCGCTGGACTGTACAGCAACAGGATTATGCCGCTAACCAAGGACGTCCAGGTAGCATACCTGCTAAGGAGGTTGGACTGA